Proteins encoded by one window of Kwoniella dejecticola CBS 10117 chromosome 9, complete sequence:
- a CDS encoding ubiquinone biosynthesis monooxygenase COQ6: protein MRGTTALSAIPKASSSACYSPSSRSSPSSIRSIYPITRATSTPVPSRSLCSSHGTKLVAGSTHNRTYGGIRHHGHSASASSSTVGAVKPIPIPIPIPIPDIGPENTYDIVIIGGANAGLAFACALLAQPTIAASTRILLLEGSSLDKTRNWTGKGDWENRISSLTWENISWLESIGVWKHIEHGRSCPVEEMVIWANPSPSSFPTIHFPPLGHPMARMTENMNLQRALLRRIEEVGKGIVDIKEGARVSEMRLGEGERWVGLKVGEEWLKGSLVVGADGPNSPVRLFSGIEVYGHAYQTHAVVATLNHPPSPLYPNTTAFQRFLPTGPIAFLPLNEETSTMVWSTLPQHAKALKSLSSDALTSMINAGYQLPESALTKLTDQMVQHDQIGQPLSVDQINKIISASLLSSSGDSIPAEQPILPPTITSVHMPSVASFPLRLSHAEEYLGKRTALVGDAAHTIHPLAGQGLNQGLADVRVLAQTLENARKLGGDLGSKTSLADYPRERYPLNHLILSTTDKLHYIFRARNPIVDWFRGTGLEIINEISPLKKILMGGAGAVPSSTPSSSSASSPPSPARIATSRNQPQILSNGLTEAQRREFGRSHPEDSLADTAGWQKIAANSVEGWFTLKGVVGMAGGIAGGLLSEGMKRAAGALQKK from the exons ATGAGGGGCACTACAGCCCTTTCAGCTATCCCGAAAGCATCTTCAAGCGCTTGCTACAGTCccagctcaagatcaagtcccAGCTCAATCCGATCGATATATCCCATTACTCGAGCGACATCGACACCAGTCCCTTCGAGATCTTTATGCAGCTCCCATGGTACCAAGTTGGTCGCGGGATCGACTCACAACCGGACATACGGGGGTATAAGACATCATGGACACTCTGCCTCGGCTTCCTCATCTACAGTTGGCGCTGTTAAgccgataccgataccgataccgataccgatacctGATATCGGTCCTGAGAATACGTACGATATAGTCATTATTGGAGGAGCTAATGCCGGATTAGCATTTGCTTGTGCTTTGC TGGCTCAACCGACCATCGCGGCTTCTACGAGGATACTTTTACTTGAAGGATCATCTCTGGACAAGACCCGTAATTGGACGGGAAAAGGTGATTGGGAGAATAGGATAAGTAGTTTGACATGGGAGAATATAAGTTGGTtggaga GTATAGGAGTCTGGAAACATATTGAGCATGGTCGATCGTGTCCCGTTGAAGAGATGGTC ATATGGGCAAAtccttcgccatcttcattcCCTACAATCCACTTTCCCCCGCTGGGTCACCCAATGGCCCGAATGACCGAAAATATGAACCTCCAACGTGCGTTGTTACGCCGTATAGAAGAGGTAGGAAAGGGCATAGTGGATATCAAGGAGGGCGCACGAGTCAGCGAGATGAGGCTTGGTGAAGGCGAAAGATGGGTGGGGCTGAAAGTCGGTGAAGAATGGTTGAAAGGTAGTTTGGTT GTCGGCGCAGATGGACCCAACTCGCCCGTTCGACTGTTCTCAGGTATCGAAGTCTACGGACACGCCTACCAAACACACGCCGTCGTAGCCACCCTGAATCACCCTCCGTCCCCCTTATATCCCAATACGACAGCTTTCCAGCGATTTCTGCCTACCGGGCCAATCGCTTTCTTGCCCTTGAACGAGGAGACTTCTACTATGGTCTGGTCAACTTTACCTCAACATGCCAAAGCCTTGAAATCTCTGTCCAGCGACGCCCTCACATCCATGATCAACGCAGGATACCAACTACCCGAATCTGCCCTCACCAAACTCACCGATCAGATGGTGCAGCACGATCAGATCGGTCAGCCTTTATCTGTCGATCAAATCAATAAAATCATCTCTGCCTCGTTGTTATCTTCATCTGGTGATTCGATTCCGGCTGAACAACCTATCTTACCGCCAACAATAACTTCCGTCCACATGCCTTCCGTCGCTTCGTTCCCTCTCCGACTCTCCCACGCTGAGGAATACCTCGGGAAACGGACCGCTCTGGTAGGCGACGCAGCACATACGATCCACCCATTAGCTGGCCAAGGTCTGAATCAGGGCTTAGCAGATGTGCGCGTGCTAGCTCAAACGCTCGAAAACGCCCGAAAGTTGGGCGGGGATCTGGGAAGTAAGACCAGTTTGGCAGATTATCCAAGGGAGAGATACCCCTTgaatcatctcatcttgtcCACCACAGATAAATTGCACTATATCTTCAGGGCGAGAAATCCGATCGTAGATTGGTTCAGGGGTACGGGTTTGGAGATTATCAATGAGATTTCACCACTCAAGAAAATCCTCATGGGCGGTGCGGGGGCTGTTCCCTCTTCAACgccttcctcgtcctcggcctcttcgcctccttctcctgctaGAATTGCGACCAGTCGAAATCAACCTCAAATACTTAGTAATGGGCTGACGGAAGCACAACGAAGGGAATTCGGGAGATCTCACCCTGAAGATTCGTTGGCAGATACAGCAGGATGGCAGAAGATAGCGGCGAATTCGGTGGAAGGGTGGTTCACCCTCAAGGGCGTGGTGGGCATGGCGGGAGGTATAGCGGGGGGACTGTTGAGCGAAGGTATGAAAAGAGCTGCAGGAGCTTTGCAGAAGAAGTAA